Proteins encoded within one genomic window of Brenneria nigrifluens DSM 30175 = ATCC 13028:
- a CDS encoding LysR family transcriptional regulator: MRLRHIEIFQAIIQAGTISGAARLLNVSQPNVSRVLNHAEQQLGFALFERRTQGMIATEEARRLIPNVQELFRNLQSISALTEQIKIGKEHAVRLGAAHAFGQTIVAPALVEFHKQEALVNVELVTEHFNTLCLNILQNQLDFALVFGQQVPAALLAEPLFQSSMVALLPKDSSINGPVSLEWLCSNNLLLMQLQDPLGQVLHRALRDKSLQPAAALYIKTYSVIADMVLAGGGVGVVDLFTACRYADRLKIVPINQPLPFEVTLISRRDCPQSRATLQLKQMMKNKCREIARQNEALLHAA; this comes from the coding sequence ATGCGCTTACGACACATCGAAATTTTCCAGGCGATTATTCAGGCGGGAACCATCAGCGGCGCCGCCCGCCTGTTGAACGTCTCCCAGCCCAACGTCAGCCGGGTGCTTAATCACGCGGAACAGCAGCTTGGCTTCGCGCTTTTCGAACGACGTACGCAAGGAATGATCGCCACGGAAGAGGCCCGCCGCCTGATTCCCAACGTGCAGGAACTCTTCAGGAACCTGCAATCCATCAGCGCATTGACGGAGCAGATTAAAATCGGCAAAGAACACGCCGTCCGCCTCGGGGCCGCCCACGCTTTCGGGCAGACGATCGTCGCGCCCGCGCTGGTGGAGTTCCATAAGCAGGAAGCGCTGGTCAATGTGGAGCTGGTTACGGAGCACTTCAATACCCTGTGCCTGAATATTCTGCAAAATCAGCTCGATTTCGCCCTGGTGTTCGGTCAGCAGGTGCCGGCGGCGCTGTTGGCGGAGCCGCTGTTCCAGTCCTCTATGGTGGCGCTGCTGCCCAAAGACAGCTCAATAAACGGCCCGGTCTCGCTGGAGTGGCTGTGCTCGAACAACCTGCTGCTGATGCAGCTTCAGGATCCGCTGGGGCAGGTGCTGCACCGCGCGTTACGCGACAAGTCGCTGCAACCGGCGGCGGCGCTGTACATCAAAACCTATTCGGTGATTGCCGATATGGTGCTGGCCGGCGGGGGAGTCGGCGTCGTCGATCTGTTTACCGCCTGCCGTTACGCCGACCGGCTGAAAATCGTTCCCATCAATCAGCCCCTGCCGTTTGAAGTCACGCTGATCAGCCGCCGGGACTGTCCCCAGTCACGGGCGACGCTGCAATTAAAGCAGATGATGAAAAATAAATGCCGGGAAATCGCCCGACAAAACGAAGCGCTGCTGCATGCCGCCTAG
- a CDS encoding YicC/YloC family endoribonuclease yields MIRSMTAYARREAKGDWGSAAWELRSVNQRYLETYIRLPEQFRSLEPVIRDRIRTRLTRGKIECNLRFDPDPRAQSSLILNENLAKQLVSAANWVKMQSDEGEINPVDILRWPGVMAAEEQDLDAISAELLQALDRTLDDFISARESEGNALKALIEQRLAGVSAEVAKVRAQMPNILQWQRERLLSKLEDAQVQLENNRLEQELVILAQRVDVAEELDRLEAHVAETYKILKKEEAVGRRLDFMMQEFNRESNTLASKSINADVTASAIELKVLIEQMREQIQNIE; encoded by the coding sequence ATGATTCGCAGTATGACCGCTTACGCCCGGCGAGAAGCCAAGGGTGACTGGGGAAGCGCAGCCTGGGAACTGCGTTCCGTTAACCAGCGCTATCTGGAAACCTACATCCGTTTACCAGAACAGTTCCGCAGTCTGGAGCCTGTTATTCGCGATCGCATCCGTACCCGTCTGACCCGCGGTAAAATTGAATGCAACTTGCGTTTTGATCCCGATCCGCGGGCGCAAAGCTCGCTGATTCTGAATGAAAATCTGGCAAAACAGCTGGTCAGCGCCGCCAACTGGGTAAAAATGCAGAGCGACGAAGGGGAAATCAACCCGGTCGATATTCTACGCTGGCCCGGCGTAATGGCGGCGGAAGAGCAGGATCTGGATGCCATCAGCGCCGAACTGCTACAGGCGTTGGACCGCACGCTGGATGACTTTATCAGCGCGCGGGAAAGCGAAGGCAACGCGCTGAAAGCGCTGATCGAACAGCGTCTGGCCGGCGTCAGCGCCGAAGTCGCCAAAGTGCGCGCGCAGATGCCGAACATTCTGCAATGGCAGCGCGAACGGCTGCTCAGCAAGCTGGAAGACGCGCAGGTACAGTTGGAAAATAACCGGCTGGAGCAGGAACTGGTCATTCTGGCGCAGCGCGTCGACGTGGCGGAAGAGCTCGACCGTCTGGAAGCGCACGTGGCGGAAACCTATAAAATCCTGAAGAAAGAAGAAGCCGTCGGCCGCCGTCTGGACTTTATGATGCAGGAATTCAACCGCGAATCCAACACGCTGGCGTCTAAATCCATTAACGCCGACGTCACCGCCTCCGCCATCGAACTTAAGGTATTGATTGAGCAGATGCGCGAGCAGATCCAGAATATCGAATAG